The Microcebus murinus isolate Inina chromosome 1, M.murinus_Inina_mat1.0, whole genome shotgun sequence genome includes a region encoding these proteins:
- the PRSS42 gene encoding serine protease 42, producing the protein MASAGGRPLGLLAWLLILQPRLSEAPAGRPEPPLSHYPLSSGGREDPVAHRWPPPPLEAQESPRVLHSSLFTFTPVCGRSFLKIVGGQDAEEGKWPWQVSVRIHGRHICGGSLVTSKWVVTAAHCIISRYHYSVKMGDRSILAENTSLVVPVKKIIVHPKFATFTTVEHDLAILQLVYSVNFTSNIQPICIPRETFQVESGTRCWVTGWGKTQEGGFPAKILQEVELSVIRKEKCNEMMQRILLSSREIIQKGMICGYGGKGKDSCQGDSGGPMACEYNDTWVQVGVVSWGMGCGREGIPGVYTDVSFYSKWLVAVVNQATSLYSVVFLILLLCLVQPLGILVTP; encoded by the exons ATGGCTTCTGCGGGTGGCCGCCCCTTGGGCCTCCTGGCCTGGCTCCTGATCCTTCAGCCCCGGCTCAGCGAGGCCCCAGCGGGCCGGCCCGAGCCACCGCTTTCTCACTACCCTCTCTCCTCGGGGGGCCGCGAGGACCCGGTAGCACACCGATGGCCGCCACCACCTTTGGAGGCTCAGGAATCTCCGAGGGTCCTCCATTCCTCTCTGTTTACGTTTACCCCAG TATGTGGCCGTTCCTTCCTGAAAATCGTGGGCGGACAGGATGCAGAGGAAGGAAAGTGGCCCTGGCAGGTGAGCGTGAGGATCCACGGCAGGCACATCTGCGGAGGCTCCCTCGTCACGTCCAAGTGGGTGGTGACCGCGGCCCACTGCATTATAAG CCGTTACCATTACAGTGTGAAGATGGGAGATCGGAGTATCCTTGCGGAAAACACAAGTCTGGTGGTCCCTGTTAAAAAGATCATTGTCCACCCTAAGTTCGCAACTTTTACAACTGTTGAACATGACCTTGCCATTCTCCAGCTCGTCTACTCTGTGAATTTTACTTCGAACATCCAGCCTATTTGTATCCCTCGGGAAACTTTCCAGGTGGAATCTGGGACCAGGTGCTGGGTGACTGGATGGGGCAAAACACAAGAAGGCG GTTTTCCAGCAAAAATTCTCCAGGAGGTGGAGCTATCTGTCATCCGCAAGGAAAAATGTAATGAGATGATGCAGAGGATCTTGTTATCTTCTAGGGAAATAATACAAAAAGGGATGATCTGTGGCTatggaggaaagggaaaggattcTTGCCAG ggAGATTCTGGGGGCCCAATGGCCTGTGAATATAATGACACATGGGTCCAAGTGGGGGTTGTGAGCTGGGGCATGGGCTGTGGTCGTGAAGGAATACCTGGAGTTTACACAGATGTTAGTTTCTACAGCAAGTGGCTGGTTGCAGTGGTGAACCAGGCTACCTCTTTGTATTCGGTGGTGTTCCTCATCTTACTCCTGTGCCTTGTGCAGCCCCTGGGCATCCTGGTGACTCCATGA